The following coding sequences lie in one Zingiber officinale cultivar Zhangliang chromosome 2B, Zo_v1.1, whole genome shotgun sequence genomic window:
- the LOC122046507 gene encoding peroxiredoxin-2E-1, chloroplastic-like, with amino-acid sequence MAASLSAVKLVAPSALPSSLPRLLPSAARCHRSVSTTTLHLRLHTRRSSLFPRLFASSASAPAVATTISVGDNLPDANFSYFGSDGELQTVTVSDLTKGKKAIFFAVPGAFTPTCSQKHLPGFVEKAGELRAKGVDTIACISVNDAFVMRAWKKDLNIGDEVLLLSDGNGEFTRALGLELDLSDKPVGLGVRSRRYALLAEDGVVKVLNLEDGGTFTFSGAEDLLKVL; translated from the coding sequence ATGGCCGCTTCCCTCTCCGCCGTCAAGCTTGTCGCCCCCTCCGCTCTCCCCTCTTCTTTGCCCCGCCTCCTCCCTTCCGCCGCCCGCTGCCACCGCTCCGTTTCCACTACCACTCTACACCTCCGACTGCACACTCGTAGGTCCTCCCTCTTCCCCCGCCTCTTCGCCTCTTCCGCCTCCGCCCCCGCCGTCGCAACCACCATCTCCGTCGGAGACAATCTTCCTGACGCCAACTTCTCCTACTTCGGCTCCGATGGGGAGCTCCAGACCGTCACCGTCTCTGATCTCACCAAGGGCAAGAAAGCCATCTTCTTCGCCGTCCCGGGGGCCTTTACCCCGACGTGCTCGCAGAAGCACCTCCCTGGATTCGTGGAAAAGGCCGGGGAGCTGCGTGCCAAAGGCGTGGACACCATTGCCTGCATCTCGGTCAACGACGCTTTCGTGATGCGTGCCTGGAAGAAAGATCTCAACATTGGGGACGAGGTTTTGCTGCTCTCCGACGGAAACGGGGAGTTCACCCGGGCACTCGGGTTGGAGCTGGATCTGTCAGACAAGCCCGTGGGCCTCGGCGTCCGATCCCGGCGCTATGCGTTGCTGGCAGAAGATGGGGTTGTCAAAGTGCTCAACTTGGAGGATGGAGGTACCTTTACCTTCAGCGGCGCCGAGGACTTGCTGAAAGTCCTCTAA